The DNA window TCTGGCCTGCGTGCGGGCGCCGTTTTACTCGCTTTGGCCCTGGCCGCCGTGGTCTTCCCCACGACCGCCACCGCCGACTCCACGGAAGACTTCCCGATCCCCCGCCGGATGATCGCGACCACCTGCGACGCCGAGCAGTACATGGCGGCCGCCCGGGACACCAGCCCGGTGTACTACGAGCGCTACATGATCGACTACAACAACCACCAGCAGTACGCGCAGGCGACCCAGGACAAGGTGCACTGGTTCTTCGGCATGAACCCGGCCGGGCGCCGAGAGTACTCCGAGCACTTCTACGACCAGATCGACCCGCTGTGGTGGGGCTGGCGCAACCACATGAAGCTCTTCTTCAACAACAAGGGCGTCGTAGCCAAGGCGACCGACGTGTGCAACAACTACCCCCCCGGCGACATGTCGGTGTGGAACTGGGGCTGAGGGTTTCCACCGAACCCGGGTAGCGCGGCCCGCGTCGTTCGCGAGGCATTCTGTTTGACCCGCCGGGGGCGGGGGAAGGCTGATCGTCATGACGATCAATGCCGATGATGTCGATGTGAATGTTGACCTGGACGTGCGCCGCCGGGCTGGCTGGCTGCCGGAGAACCACGAGACGCTGGAGTCGTGGCTGCACGGCCACCGGAAGCGGGCCGAGCTCAAGGCCGAGCAGACCGAGTTGCACCCGGTGCTCAAGGAGTTCAGGCAACTCATCGACGACGACCCCGTCGTGAACATGTACGTCAACGAGATGATCGACCAGGTGCCGCGCACCAAGCAATACCGCAACCGCCACCTGCACGACGTGGACCAGATGCTGCGTCTCATCAACGAGGTCCTCACGATCGCCCCGGAGTTCGGCGACGAGGCGGTGATCATCCCTCTGAGCGCGGTCCTCGACTGGGCGACGACCACCCCGGCCGGTTTCGCCGCGTTCCGCGACCCCCGGATCAACGGGATGATCAAGAAGATCCTCGGCGCGTGGTGCGAGTTCCTCGACAGCCCCGACTCGCTGTACGTGCTCAACGATTCCCCGAAGGGCTGGAAATCCGAGAAGGCGCGCCACACGCTGGGCATCGAGCAGTTCGTCCACGACCCCGACGACGAGCACTGGGGCTTCAAATCCTGGAACGACTTCTTCACCCGGCGCCTCAAGGACGGCCAGCGGCCGGTCGCCTCGCCGGACGACGACAGCGTGATCGTCAGCGCCTGCGAGTCGACGCCCTACCGCATCGCCACCAACATCGCGCATCGCGACCGGTTCTGGATCAAGCACCAGCCGTACTCGCTGTGCGACATGCTGGCCAACGACGAGTCGGTGGACCAGTTCGTCGGCGGAACCGTCTACCAGGCGTACCTGTCGGCGATGAAGTATCACCACTGGCACAGCCCCGTGGCCGGGACGATCGTCCGGGCGTTCGTCCAGCCGGGCACCTACTTCTCGGAGACGGTCTCCAAGAGCTGGGACGCCCTCAAGCCGCCGGACTCCCAGTCCTACATGGCCCACGTCTCGGCGCGCGCGATCCTGCTCATCGAGGCCGACAATCCCGTCATCGGCCTGATGGCGCTGGTGGCGGTCGGCATCGGCGAGGTGTCCTCCACCCTGATCGGCCAGCACATCAAACCCGGCTACCACGTGGACAAGGGCGAGGAACTCGGCTACTTCCAGTTCGGCGGCTCGACGCACTGCCTGGTCTTCCGCCCCGGCGCGATCGCCGACTTCAACTTCTCGGCCATCCCCCAGTCCGAGTACGGGGACGCGCCGACGATCCTGGTGAACGCCAAGCTCGCCGTCGCACCCGTGCAGCCCCGGTAGCGCCGGGGCCGCACGGCCCCGAGATTGCGTCATTTGACTGATCCCGGGCCGCCCGCCACACGCGACGCTTGACCCGTCGCCGCGCGAGCCGTCGCGGCGGCGGGAGGAGGCGTCGGCGGCCGTGGCGGCGGCAACGGCTACACCAGCGCGACGACGGGGCGCACCGTCAGCGCGCACCTGTATCGGCTGTTCCCGAAGCTGGGTGTCACCCGCCGCGCCGGATCGCATGCCGCCCTCGGCGCGCGTGAAGCCGCAGAGCACAGGTGTGAGTGATTCGACTGATCCCGGCCGGCCCCCGCACGCGGCGCACGCCGTGCGACGTGTTGACCGGCTTTCGCGGCTTCGCGTTACGCACGTGATACGCCTTACACTTCAGGGGCGCGAGGGAAGAGGTCGACCGTCCGCCCCCAGGCTTACGGCACCGTGATTTACTTAGGTAAGCCTTGGTTGTGTTACGGCTGACCCACCACCGGGATCGGGGGCGGCCGGCGCGACGCGGCGATCCGCAGTGGAAGCGTGCTCGAGCGGACGGCGGACCCGGTCCGCCCGGCCGGAATGCCGACGGTGAAGGGGACTCCGATCTTCAAGTTGCTCTCGCGGACCTGGATTCCGCTGGTGGTCCTGGCGGTGGTGCTCGTCGGGGGATTCATCGTGTACCGGGTCCACGGCTACTTCGGCTCCACCAAGCGCCCGTCCTACGCCGACAGCAACCTGGAGAGCCCGAAGCCGTTCAACCCGAAACAGATCACCTACGAGGTCTTCGGCCCGCCCGGGGCCGTCGCGGACATCAGTTACTTCGACGTCAACGGCGACCCGCAACGCGTCGACGGGGCTTCGTTGCCGTGGTCCCTGCACATCAGCACCACGAAGGCCGCGGTAATGGGAAACCTTGTGGCGCAAGGTGATAGCGACACCCTCGGCTGCCGGATCACGGTGGACGGCGAGGTCAAAGCCGAGCGCGTCTCCCACGAGGTCAACGCCTACACCTTCTGCCTGGTGAAGTCCGCGTGAGCGCCCCGGTCCCCGGGCCGGCCGACGCCACCCACACCGACCGGCCCTTCCTGGCCAGGATGATCCACACCCTGGCGGTGCCGATCATCCTGTTCTGGATCGCCGTCGCCGCCCTCTTGAGCGTCGTCGTCCCGTCGCTGGAGGACGTCGGGCAGGAGCGGTCGGTGTCGCTGAGCCCGTCCGATGCGCCGTCGTTCGTGGCGCTGAAACGCATCGGCCACGTGTTCAAGGAGGGGGAGACCGACAGTTCGGCGATGATCGTGCTGGAGAGCAACCAGCCCCTCGGCGACGACGCTCACCGGTTCTACAACGAGATGATCCACAAGTTGCGGCAGGACAAGACGCACGTGCTCAGCGTCCAGGATTTCTGGGGGGATCCGCTGACGGCGGCGGGCGCGCAGAGCAACGACGGCAAGGCCGTGACCGTCCAGGTGAACCTGGCCGGCAACCAGGGCGAGCCGCTGGCCAACGAGTCCGTCGAGGCCGTCCGCAAGATCGTCAACAGCGTGCCCTCGCCGCCGGGGCTCACGGCCTACGTGACCGGCGTGTCGGCGCTGGCCGCGGACCTGCACCACAGCGGCGACAGGTCGATGGCCAAGATCACGCTGACCACGGTCGGGGTGATCCTGGTGATGCTGCTGTTCGTCTACCGTTCGCCGCTCACGGTGTTCTTGCTGCTGGTCACGGTCGGTTTCGAGCTGACCGCGGCGCGGGGTGCGGTGGCGCTGATCGGGCACACCGGGCTGATCGGGCTGTCCACCTTCGCGGTCAGCCTGCTCACCTCGCTGGCGATCGCGGCCGGCACCGACTACGGGATCTTCATCATCGGCCGCTACCAGGAGGCCCGCCAGGCCGGCGAGGACCGCGAGACGGCGTTCTACACGATGTACCGGGGGACCGCCCACGTCATCCTGGGTTCGGGCCTGACCATCGCCGGGGCCACGTTCTGCCTGAGCTTTGCGCGGATGCCGTACTTCCAGACCCTGGGCGTGCCGTGCGCGGTGGGGATGCTGGTGGCGGTGGCGGTGGCGCTCACGCTGGGGCCGGCGGTGCTGACCGTGGGCAGCCGGTTCGGGGTGTTCGACCCCAAGCGGCTGCTCAAGGTGCGGGGCTGGCGGCGGGTCGGGACCGCGGTGGTGCGCTGGCCGCTACCGATCCTGGCCGTCACGTGCGCGGTCGCCCTCGTCGGCCTGCTGACCCTGCCCGGCTACCAGGCCAACTACAACGACCGCAACTACCTGCCTACCTTCATTCCCGCCAACGCGGGCTTCATTGCCGCCGACCGCCACTTCTCGCAGGCCCGGATGAAGCCGGAGATCCTGATGATCGAGACCGACCACGACATGCGCAATCCGGCCGACTTCCTGATCCTGGACCGGCTGGCCAAGGGCATCTTCCGGGTGCCGGGAATCTCCCGGGTGCAGGCGATCACCCGCCCCGACGGGACCGCGCTGGACCACACCTCGATCCCGTTTCAGCTCAGCATGCAGAACGCCGGTCAGCTGCAGAACATGAAATACCAGCGCGACCGGATGAACGACATGCTCACCCAGGCCGACGAGATGGCCAAGACGATAGCCACCATGCGGCGGATGTACGACCTGATGACCCAACTCGTCGCCACCACCCACCGCATGGTCGGGGACACCGAACAGATGCAGCAGATCACCAATCAGCTGCGCGACGAGATCGCCGACTTCGAAGACACCTGGCGGCCGATCCGCAGCTATTTCTATTGGGAGAGGCACTGTTACGACATCCCCGTCTGCTGGTCGATCCGGTCGGTCTTCAACGCCGTCGACGGCGTGGACGAGATCACCGACCAATTGACGACTCTGGTGGGCGACATCAAGGAGCTCGACCGGCTGATGCCGCAGATGATCGCCCAGTTCCCGCCCATGATCGAGACCATGGTCAACATGCGCACCATGATGCTGACCATGCACAGCACCATGGCGGGCATCTTCGACCAGATGGACCAGATGAGCGACAACGCCACCGCGATGGGGCATGCCTTCGACGCCGCCAAGAACGACGACTCGTTCTACCTGCCGCCGGAGGTGTTCAAGAACAAGGACTTCAAGCGGGCGATGAACAATTTCCTGTCCGACGACGGGCACGCCGCGCGGTTCATCATCCTGCACCGCGGTGACCCGGCATCGGCCGAGGGGATCGCCAGCATCGACAAGATCCAGACCGCGGCCGAGGAGTCGCTGAAGGGCACCCCGCTCGAGGCCGCCAAGATCTACCTCGGCGGGACGGGGGCCGTGTTCAAGGACATCTCCGAAGGCGCCAAATGGGACCTGGTGATCGCCGGAATCTCCTCGCTGTGCCTGATTTTCATCATCATGCTGATCATCACCCGCGCGTTCGTGGCCGCCGCGGTCATCGTCGGCACCGTCGCGCTGTCGCTGGGTTCCTCTTTCGGGTTGTCGGTGCTGTTCTGGCAGCACATCCTGGGCATCCAGCTGCACTGGCTGGTGATCGCGATGTCGGTCATCGTGCTGCTGGCCGTCGGGTCGGACTACAACCTGCTGCTGGTGTCGCGGTTCAAACAGGAGATCGGCGCCGGGCTGAACACCGGCATCATCCGCTCCATGGGCGGCACCGGCAAGGTCGTCACCAACGCGGGGCTGGTGTTCGCGTTCACCATGGCGTCCATGGTCGTCAGCGACGTGCGAGTGGTCGGGCAGGTGGGCACCACCATCGGCCTGGGCCTGCTGTTCGACACGCTGATCGTGCGCGCCTTCATGACCCCGGCCATCGCCGCGCTGCTGGGACGCTGGTTCTGGTGGCCCATCCGGGTGCGGTCACGGCCGCCCCGGGTCCCGGTCCGGCCCCCCGCGCCGGACCGCTCGTACGCCTACAGCGACTAGCCCCGCGATGGACACGATCGCGCTCATCGGGTTCCTCGGCGGCCTGATCACCGGCATCTCGCCGTGCATCCTGCCGGTGCTTCCGGTGGTGTTCTTCTCCGGCGTGGACACGTCCGGCGAAAGGTCCTCCGCCCGGCCGTATCTGGTGATAGCGGGCCTGGTCTGCAGCTTCGGCGCGGTCACCCTGGCCGGTTCGGCGCTGCTGTCGGCGCTGCACCTGCCGCAGGACGCGATCCGGTGGGCCGCCCTGGTGATCCTGACCCTGATCGGCCTGGGATTGATCTTTCCGCCGCTGCAGCAGCTGATCGAACGGCCGTTCGCGCGCCTACCGCAACCCCGATTCGCCTCCCGGAGAAGCGGATTCGGGCTCGGGTTGACGCTGGGCGCGCTGTATGTGCCGTGCGCGGGCCCGGTGCTGGCCGCCATCGTGGTGGCGGGGGGCACCGCGTCGATCGGCGCGCCGGTCCTCGTCCTGACGCTGATGTTCTCCATCGGCACCGCCTTGCCGCTGCTGGTCTTCGCGCTGGCCGGCCGGCGCGTGGCCGAGCGCGTCGCCGCGTTCCGCCGCCGGCAGCGCGCGATCCGGGTCGCCGGCGGGCTCACGATGATCGTGCTGGCCGTGGCGCTGGTCTTCAACCTGCCGGCGATGCTGCAGCGCGCCATCCCCGACTACACGAGCGCCATGCAGAAGGGCCTGGGCGCCAACAACATTCGTCGAGAGCTCGACCCGGGTGGCGCAAAGGGGCGGCTGGCCGACTGCATCGAGGGCGCCGACCGGCTGCAGGAGTGCGGGCCGGCGCCGGCGCTGACCGGGATCACGGGCTGGCTGAACACCCCGGACGGCAAGCCAATCGACCTCGCCTCGCTGCGGGGCAAGGTGGTCCTGATCGACTTCTGGGCGTATTCGTGCATCAACTGCCAGCGCGCCATCCCCCACGTCGTCGGCTGGTACGACCGCTATCGCGGCGACGGCTTCGTGGTGATCGGCGTGCACACCCCCGAGTACGCCTTCGAGCGGGTACCCGCCAACGTGGCCAGCGGCGCCGACGCGCTGCACATCACCTACCCCGTCGCCCTGGACAACGACTACGCGACGTGGAACAACTACCAGAACCTGTACTGGCCGGCCGAGTACCTGATCGACGCCGACGGCAACGTGCGGCACACCAAGTTCGGCGAGGGCGACTACGACGGCACCGAGAAGCTGATCCGTCGGCTGCTGGTGGCCGCCGACCCCGGCGTCCGGCTGCCCCCGGCCTCCGGCGCGGCCGACGACACGCCGCGCACCAGGCTGACGCCCGAGACCTACCTGGGCGCGGGCAAGGCCATCTACTACGGCGGCGCCGGCCGATACGACTCCGGAACCGCCACATTCGGCTTCCCGGCAAAGTTGCCCGACGACCGCTTCGCCCTGCGGGGCCGCTGGACCATCGACGACCAGGGCGCCACCGCCGAGAGCGAGGACGCCGCCGTCCGGCTCAACTACACCGGCAAGGACGTGTACGTGGTCGTCGGCGGCACCGGCAGCATAGCCGTGACCCGCGACGGCGCGACCACCACGACGCCGATCGGCGGGCCGCCCACGCTGCACCAGATCGTGTCCGACCCGACCGCCCACCGCGACCGGTTGGACATGTCGGTCAGCCAAGGCCTGCAAGTCTTTTCGTTCACCTTCGGCTAGCCGCCCTTCCGCACGAGGCTGCCCGCCATCGCGACCAGCACGCCGAGCACCACCAGCGCGACGCCGGCGAGCAGCGTCACGTCGAGCCACAGGCGCACCCCGGCCTCGGCGTAGGCGACCATCGCCTCGGCGACCCGGCGGATGTCGCCGCCGCCGCGCCGGAGCGCGCCGTCGACGCGCCGGCCTGCGACCTCGGTGCCGGCCCAGCCGGCCGCGCCGACGAGCAGCGCGGACACGCCCAAGCTCGTCAGCGCCTTGCCGCGGCGACGCGCGGCGGCCAGCGTCAGCAGGGCGCACACCACGGCCAGCGCCGCCGCGCCGATGCTGAGCCAGGGCCCCCAGGTGGACAGCCGGCTCAGCTGGCCCTGCCGCAGCGGCGGTCCCGCCTGCGTCAGCGCCACGGTCAGGTCCGCGGGCACCGTGACGCGGTAGTCGGCCAGCAACTGCGCCAGCGCACCGTCGCGCAGCATCGGCGACACGTCGACGGCCCACGCGGTGCCGGCCCGCCCGAAGCGCGGGTCGGTGAACGCCCAGGCGTGCGCGGCCCTGTTCGCTTGGGCGAACAGCGGCGGAAAGGCCGGGCCCGCCGTGAACGCGGCGGCGGCGGCGTGCACCCGGGGACCGTCGACCCGGTAGCGCCCCCCGCCGCGGGCGGCGATCAGCGCGATCGTGCGGGTCGCGAGTTCGTCGGCCATCGCCGACTGCAGCCGCGGGTCGGCCGCGGCCTTGTGGGCCAGCGCGGCGAATCCGCGCTCGTCGACGACGTGGACCTGCGCCCATGCCGCGGGGACGGCCACGCCCAGGGCCACGGTGGTGGCCAGCCACAACAGCGCCGTCACCGCGAACCGCACGGCAACGAACCTACTGAATCCCCCGCACGTAGGCGGCCTGGCCCAGGTGCTGGGCGCAGTCGTCGAGGATGCTCACCAGCCGGGCGCCGGCCGTCACCGGCGGATCCCAGTTGGTGTCCACGACGCGGGCCAGCTCGTCGGCCGTGACGCCGGCGATGTATTCGAGGGTCAGCTTGTGCACCGCGTGGTAATACCCGGAGAGCAGGCCGGCCGGGGCGCGGACCTTGGCCACCTCGTCGGCGCCGTGGCCATAGCCGGTGTCGTCGCGCGGCAGGTCCAGGCCGAACCGGTCCACCCACCCGTCGCGGGTCCACACCTGCTCGACGCCGGCCACGTGCGCCAGCTGGATGTCCTGCACGCGCGCGCTGTGCCAGAGCAGCCAGGCGATGCTGTTGGCGCTCGGGGTGGGGCGATAGGCGGAAACCTCGTCGGTGAGGCCGCCGGTGAGGTCGTCGACGTGTTCGATCAGCCGGGTGAACGCGTCTCGGAGGAGTTCCTGAACGGCGGCGTCGGGGTCGGCCATATTGCCGACCTTACGGGAGGCCGCGGCCCTGGCATGACCCCGGCGACGGTCGTAGATTATTTAGATGACCTACGACCTCATCATCCGCAACGGCACCATCGTCGACGGGCTGGGGGGTGAGCCGTACGTCGGCGACGTGGCGGTGAAGGACGGGATCATCGCAGCGGTGGGCGCGGTCAACGGTGCCACCGGCGAGCGCGAGATCGACGCCACCGGGCTGCTGGTCACCCCGGGCTTCGTCGACCTGCACACCCACTACGACGGCCAGTCCGTCTGGTCGGAGCGGCTGACCCCGTCCTCGGCGCACGGGGTGACCACCGTGGTCATGGGCAACTGCGGGGTCGGCTTCGCGCCGTGCCGCCAGGAAGACCACGACGTGCTCGTCGACGTGATGGCCGGCGTCGAGGACATTCCCGGCGTGGTGATGACCGACGGCCTGCCGTGGACGTGGGAGACCTTCCCCGAGTATCTGGACGCCCTAGAGGCGGGACAGCGCGACATCGACGTGGCCGCCTACCTGCCGCACTCGCCGCTGCGGGTCTACGTGATGGGGCAGCGCGGCGCGGACCGCGAGCCGGCCACCGCGGAGGATCTGGCGAGGATGCGGGCGCTGGCCAAGGAGGCGATCGAGGTGGGCGCGCTGGGCTTCGCCTCGTCGCGGCTGGCCATCCACAAGACCGAGAGCGGCTCGCCGATCCCCAGCTACGACGCCGCGCGCGAGGAGATCGAGGAGATCGCCAAGGGCGTCGTCGACGGCGGCGGCGGACTGCTGCAGTTCGTTCCCGACATCCCCGCCGGCGGCTACCAGCCGGTGCTGCAGACGGTGTTCGACGTCGCCGAGGACGTCGACCTGCCGGTCACGTTCACCCTGGTGGTCGCCAATGCGGGCGACCCGACGTGGGAGGACGCCATCACGATGATCGAGAAGGCGAACAAGAATGCGGGCGAGGTCCGCTTCACCGCGCAACTGTTGCCGCGCCCGATCGGGCTGATCATCGGACTGCAGCTGACCGCCAACCCGTTCGTGCTCTACCCCAGCTACCGCGAGATCGCGCACCTGCCGCTGACCGAGCGGGTCGCCGAGATGCGCAAGCCGGAGGTCCGCGCCCGCATCCTGGCCGACAAGCCCGGCCACGGCCACCCGATCCTGTACGTGGCGCAGATGTGGGACTGGATCTACCCGCTGGGCGACACCCCCGACTACGAGCCCGACCCCGCGACGAGCATCGGCGCCCGCGCCCGCGCCCGGGGCGTGGAGCCGATGGAGGAGGCCTACGACCGGCTGCTCGACGACGACGGGCGCGCCATGCTGCTGGTGGCCACCAGCAACCTGGCAAACAATTCGTTGGACACGGTCGGCACGCTGCTGCACCGGGACGACGTGGTGCTCGGCCTCGGCGATGGCGGCGCCCACTACGGGATGATCTGCGACGCCAGCTACTCCACGTACTTCCTGACGCACTGGGCGCGCGACCGCAAGTCGGGCCGGTTCAGCGTGTCCGAGGCCGTCCGCCAACTGACCTCGGTGCCGGCCCGGGTCGCGGGCCTGGGCGACCGCGGC is part of the Mycobacterium sp. HUMS_12744610 genome and encodes:
- a CDS encoding N-acyl-D-amino-acid deacylase family protein, with the translated sequence MTYDLIIRNGTIVDGLGGEPYVGDVAVKDGIIAAVGAVNGATGEREIDATGLLVTPGFVDLHTHYDGQSVWSERLTPSSAHGVTTVVMGNCGVGFAPCRQEDHDVLVDVMAGVEDIPGVVMTDGLPWTWETFPEYLDALEAGQRDIDVAAYLPHSPLRVYVMGQRGADREPATAEDLARMRALAKEAIEVGALGFASSRLAIHKTESGSPIPSYDAAREEIEEIAKGVVDGGGGLLQFVPDIPAGGYQPVLQTVFDVAEDVDLPVTFTLVVANAGDPTWEDAITMIEKANKNAGEVRFTAQLLPRPIGLIIGLQLTANPFVLYPSYREIAHLPLTERVAEMRKPEVRARILADKPGHGHPILYVAQMWDWIYPLGDTPDYEPDPATSIGARARARGVEPMEEAYDRLLDDDGRAMLLVATSNLANNSLDTVGTLLHRDDVVLGLGDGGAHYGMICDASYSTYFLTHWARDRKSGRFSVSEAVRQLTSVPARVAGLGDRGRIAVGYKADLNVIDHAALRLHKPVIRHDLPAGGRRLDQTADGYVATIVSGEVIAADGVPTDARPGKLVRGRRSSPVAAR
- a CDS encoding phosphatidylserine decarboxylase family protein codes for the protein MTINADDVDVNVDLDVRRRAGWLPENHETLESWLHGHRKRAELKAEQTELHPVLKEFRQLIDDDPVVNMYVNEMIDQVPRTKQYRNRHLHDVDQMLRLINEVLTIAPEFGDEAVIIPLSAVLDWATTTPAGFAAFRDPRINGMIKKILGAWCEFLDSPDSLYVLNDSPKGWKSEKARHTLGIEQFVHDPDDEHWGFKSWNDFFTRRLKDGQRPVASPDDDSVIVSACESTPYRIATNIAHRDRFWIKHQPYSLCDMLANDESVDQFVGGTVYQAYLSAMKYHHWHSPVAGTIVRAFVQPGTYFSETVSKSWDALKPPDSQSYMAHVSARAILLIEADNPVIGLMALVAVGIGEVSSTLIGQHIKPGYHVDKGEELGYFQFGGSTHCLVFRPGAIADFNFSAIPQSEYGDAPTILVNAKLAVAPVQPR
- a CDS encoding cytochrome c biogenesis protein DipZ; amino-acid sequence: MDTIALIGFLGGLITGISPCILPVLPVVFFSGVDTSGERSSARPYLVIAGLVCSFGAVTLAGSALLSALHLPQDAIRWAALVILTLIGLGLIFPPLQQLIERPFARLPQPRFASRRSGFGLGLTLGALYVPCAGPVLAAIVVAGGTASIGAPVLVLTLMFSIGTALPLLVFALAGRRVAERVAAFRRRQRAIRVAGGLTMIVLAVALVFNLPAMLQRAIPDYTSAMQKGLGANNIRRELDPGGAKGRLADCIEGADRLQECGPAPALTGITGWLNTPDGKPIDLASLRGKVVLIDFWAYSCINCQRAIPHVVGWYDRYRGDGFVVIGVHTPEYAFERVPANVASGADALHITYPVALDNDYATWNNYQNLYWPAEYLIDADGNVRHTKFGEGDYDGTEKLIRRLLVAADPGVRLPPASGAADDTPRTRLTPETYLGAGKAIYYGGAGRYDSGTATFGFPAKLPDDRFALRGRWTIDDQGATAESEDAAVRLNYTGKDVYVVVGGTGSIAVTRDGATTTTPIGGPPTLHQIVSDPTAHRDRLDMSVSQGLQVFSFTFG
- a CDS encoding RND family transporter: MIHTLAVPIILFWIAVAALLSVVVPSLEDVGQERSVSLSPSDAPSFVALKRIGHVFKEGETDSSAMIVLESNQPLGDDAHRFYNEMIHKLRQDKTHVLSVQDFWGDPLTAAGAQSNDGKAVTVQVNLAGNQGEPLANESVEAVRKIVNSVPSPPGLTAYVTGVSALAADLHHSGDRSMAKITLTTVGVILVMLLFVYRSPLTVFLLLVTVGFELTAARGAVALIGHTGLIGLSTFAVSLLTSLAIAAGTDYGIFIIGRYQEARQAGEDRETAFYTMYRGTAHVILGSGLTIAGATFCLSFARMPYFQTLGVPCAVGMLVAVAVALTLGPAVLTVGSRFGVFDPKRLLKVRGWRRVGTAVVRWPLPILAVTCAVALVGLLTLPGYQANYNDRNYLPTFIPANAGFIAADRHFSQARMKPEILMIETDHDMRNPADFLILDRLAKGIFRVPGISRVQAITRPDGTALDHTSIPFQLSMQNAGQLQNMKYQRDRMNDMLTQADEMAKTIATMRRMYDLMTQLVATTHRMVGDTEQMQQITNQLRDEIADFEDTWRPIRSYFYWERHCYDIPVCWSIRSVFNAVDGVDEITDQLTTLVGDIKELDRLMPQMIAQFPPMIETMVNMRTMMLTMHSTMAGIFDQMDQMSDNATAMGHAFDAAKNDDSFYLPPEVFKNKDFKRAMNNFLSDDGHAARFIILHRGDPASAEGIASIDKIQTAAEESLKGTPLEAAKIYLGGTGAVFKDISEGAKWDLVIAGISSLCLIFIIMLIITRAFVAAAVIVGTVALSLGSSFGLSVLFWQHILGIQLHWLVIAMSVIVLLAVGSDYNLLLVSRFKQEIGAGLNTGIIRSMGGTGKVVTNAGLVFAFTMASMVVSDVRVVGQVGTTIGLGLLFDTLIVRAFMTPAIAALLGRWFWWPIRVRSRPPRVPVRPPAPDRSYAYSD
- a CDS encoding MmpS family protein encodes the protein MLSRTWIPLVVLAVVLVGGFIVYRVHGYFGSTKRPSYADSNLESPKPFNPKQITYEVFGPPGAVADISYFDVNGDPQRVDGASLPWSLHISTTKAAVMGNLVAQGDSDTLGCRITVDGEVKAERVSHEVNAYTFCLVKSA
- a CDS encoding DUF5078 domain-containing protein, producing the protein MSRLSSGLRAGAVLLALALAAVVFPTTATADSTEDFPIPRRMIATTCDAEQYMAAARDTSPVYYERYMIDYNNHQQYAQATQDKVHWFFGMNPAGRREYSEHFYDQIDPLWWGWRNHMKLFFNNKGVVAKATDVCNNYPPGDMSVWNWG
- a CDS encoding mycothiol transferase codes for the protein MADPDAAVQELLRDAFTRLIEHVDDLTGGLTDEVSAYRPTPSANSIAWLLWHSARVQDIQLAHVAGVEQVWTRDGWVDRFGLDLPRDDTGYGHGADEVAKVRAPAGLLSGYYHAVHKLTLEYIAGVTADELARVVDTNWDPPVTAGARLVSILDDCAQHLGQAAYVRGIQ